A genomic region of Leptolyngbya sp. NIES-2104 contains the following coding sequences:
- a CDS encoding glycoside hydrolase family 31 protein produces MPQVFGKLPTTRQPWTSLGNVDRVDVSDRVILLTCGEACLKVSILAANLIRVQLAPTGSFLPRRSWAVNRPDEDWETIKFNIEEKESIEIQTDQMRVVIDRSPCRIRCYDLDGKPFAEDTNIAWRMGQVACWKKIEAEEHFYGFGERAGLLDKRSQIKTNWTVDALDYSAIDDEMYQAIPFFIALRPQLNYGIFLNITHLSQFDLGATEPGIWQMQAQAPELDYYIIHGTSPAQILETYTELTGRMPLPPKWSIGYHQCRWSYETAEIVEKLAQEFRSRKIPCDVIHLDIDYMHGYRVFTWGPKRFPDPAKMIANLKQNGFKVVTIVDPGVKYEPDGDYPIYHEGLEKDCFVRKTDGSLVAGYVWPDKSVFPDFLRAEVRQWWGDWQRKLTEVGVEGIWNDMNEPCLADRPFGDDGQHIPFPMDAPQGNPEEGGTHAETHNLYGYNMARAAAEGLNRLRSNQRSFVLTRSGFAGVQRWSSVWMGDNQSLWEHLEMSLPMLCNIGLSGVPFVGADIGGFAGNATAELFARWMQVGMLYPLMRAHSSMTTAQHEPWVFGEQVEAICREYIELRYRLLPFFYTLFWQASQTGAPILRPLLYEYPNDVKTYHIHGQVLLGSHLMAAPVYRPGVEYRAVYLPEGTWFDWWTGEKFNGNQTILAHAPLERMPMYVKAGAIIPMQPVMQYVDEHSIDELHLKVYPGQGEFTLYEDDGRSFDYQSGQFATTTYRVNNNAVEIEARQGQFRPSDRTLQVELVGIGEQSIDDDGTANVVSF; encoded by the coding sequence GCGCCAACTGGCAGCTTTTTACCGCGTCGATCGTGGGCAGTGAATCGACCCGACGAAGACTGGGAAACAATCAAATTCAACATCGAGGAAAAAGAATCGATCGAGATTCAAACCGATCAAATGCGCGTGGTGATTGATCGATCGCCTTGTCGTATTCGCTGCTATGATTTGGACGGCAAACCCTTTGCAGAAGATACGAATATTGCTTGGCGAATGGGTCAGGTCGCTTGTTGGAAAAAGATCGAAGCTGAGGAACATTTCTACGGATTTGGGGAACGGGCGGGACTATTAGACAAGCGATCGCAGATTAAAACCAATTGGACAGTCGATGCGCTCGATTATTCAGCGATCGATGATGAAATGTACCAAGCGATCCCGTTCTTCATCGCGCTCCGTCCGCAGTTGAACTATGGAATTTTTCTCAACATTACCCATCTAAGCCAGTTTGATTTAGGAGCAACTGAACCGGGAATCTGGCAGATGCAAGCTCAGGCTCCAGAACTCGACTATTACATCATTCATGGCACCTCTCCCGCTCAGATTCTCGAAACCTACACTGAGCTAACCGGAAGAATGCCACTGCCGCCAAAATGGTCGATCGGCTATCATCAATGTCGCTGGAGCTATGAAACCGCAGAGATTGTAGAGAAGCTTGCACAAGAATTTCGATCGCGCAAAATTCCCTGTGATGTGATTCACTTGGACATTGATTATATGCACGGCTACCGAGTGTTTACCTGGGGTCCAAAACGCTTTCCTGATCCAGCAAAAATGATTGCAAATCTAAAGCAAAACGGCTTCAAGGTTGTCACGATTGTTGATCCAGGCGTGAAGTACGAACCGGACGGAGACTATCCGATTTACCACGAAGGTTTAGAGAAAGATTGCTTTGTGAGAAAAACAGACGGTAGCTTAGTTGCTGGGTATGTTTGGCCCGATAAATCTGTGTTTCCTGACTTTCTACGGGCTGAAGTGCGTCAATGGTGGGGCGACTGGCAGCGCAAACTGACCGAAGTCGGAGTCGAAGGCATCTGGAATGACATGAATGAGCCTTGTCTTGCCGATCGACCCTTCGGAGATGACGGTCAACATATCCCCTTTCCAATGGATGCACCACAAGGCAATCCTGAAGAAGGCGGAACCCATGCAGAAACCCATAACTTGTATGGATACAACATGGCGCGTGCTGCCGCAGAAGGTTTAAATCGATTGAGATCAAATCAGCGATCGTTTGTCTTAACCCGCTCTGGATTTGCCGGAGTGCAACGCTGGTCTTCGGTCTGGATGGGCGACAATCAATCACTCTGGGAACACCTCGAAATGTCTCTCCCGATGCTCTGCAACATTGGACTATCTGGAGTGCCTTTTGTCGGTGCAGACATTGGTGGATTTGCGGGAAATGCAACAGCAGAACTATTTGCGCGATGGATGCAGGTGGGAATGCTCTATCCATTGATGCGGGCGCACTCTTCTATGACCACCGCACAACATGAACCGTGGGTCTTTGGTGAGCAAGTTGAAGCGATTTGTCGCGAGTACATTGAACTCCGCTATCGATTGCTGCCTTTCTTCTATACATTGTTCTGGCAAGCCTCACAAACAGGTGCACCAATTCTTCGACCCTTGCTGTATGAGTATCCCAATGATGTGAAGACCTATCACATTCATGGTCAAGTTCTGCTTGGATCACATCTGATGGCGGCTCCTGTGTATCGTCCAGGTGTGGAGTATCGTGCAGTTTACTTACCTGAAGGCACTTGGTTTGATTGGTGGACAGGCGAAAAATTCAATGGCAATCAGACGATTCTTGCTCATGCACCTTTAGAACGGATGCCAATGTATGTCAAAGCAGGGGCAATCATTCCGATGCAGCCTGTGATGCAATACGTGGATGAACACTCGATCGATGAATTGCATCTCAAAGTCTATCCCGGTCAAGGCGAATTTACACTGTACGAGGATGATGGTCGATCGTTCGACTATCAATCGGGACAGTTTGCTACCACAACTTATCGCGTGAACAATAACGCAGTTGAAATCGAAGCACGTCAAGGACAGTTTCGACCGAGCGATCGCACTTTGCAAGTAGAACTCGTTGGAATCGGTGAACAATCGATCGACGATGATGGTACTGCGAATGTAGTGAGTTTTTAA
- a CDS encoding DUF4351 domain-containing protein: protein MIDHDRLFKELISTFFIEFLELFAPEIATAIALDSIRFLQQEYFVDLTSGEEKIIDLLAEVQLLGEDAAILIHVEAQSSSETNFTRRMFFYFARLYQKYVQRVYPIVVFSFDDPHREEPHQHIVQFPNLKVLEFNFASIQLNRLNWRSFLDQANPVAAALMSKMRIAVEDRPRVKAECLRLLATLRLDPARTRLISGFVDTYLKLNSQEQQVFQAEIARIEPVEREEIMEIVTSWMEQGSRQVIIRQLTSLLGEIPTSLQNTIENLPNEKLESLALALLRFRTLNDLEIWLQEQH, encoded by the coding sequence ATGATTGATCACGATCGCTTATTTAAAGAGTTAATCTCAACTTTCTTCATTGAGTTTCTCGAACTATTTGCGCCAGAGATAGCCACTGCGATCGCTCTCGATTCCATTCGGTTTTTGCAGCAAGAATACTTTGTTGATCTCACTTCCGGTGAAGAAAAGATTATTGACTTACTTGCTGAAGTACAATTATTGGGAGAAGATGCCGCAATTCTGATTCACGTTGAGGCGCAGTCTTCTTCTGAGACTAATTTCACGAGGCGAATGTTTTTCTATTTCGCAAGGTTGTATCAAAAGTATGTTCAGCGGGTGTATCCGATCGTGGTTTTCTCGTTTGATGACCCTCATCGAGAAGAGCCACATCAGCATATTGTACAGTTTCCGAACTTGAAGGTTTTAGAGTTTAATTTCGCCTCAATACAATTGAATCGATTGAATTGGCGGAGTTTTTTAGACCAAGCGAATCCAGTTGCAGCAGCATTGATGTCTAAAATGCGAATTGCTGTTGAAGACCGCCCCAGAGTGAAAGCGGAGTGTCTTCGCCTATTGGCAACCTTAAGGCTTGATCCGGCTCGCACAAGACTAATTTCTGGTTTCGTCGATACTTATTTGAAATTGAACTCACAGGAGCAGCAAGTTTTTCAAGCTGAGATTGCTAGAATCGAACCAGTTGAGCGCGAGGAAATTATGGAAATTGTAACAAGTTGGATGGAGCAAGGAAGTCGGCAAGTTATTATTCGGCAACTGACCAGTTTACTTGGTGAAATTCCTACATCACTTCAGAATACGATCGAGAATCTCCCAAACGAAAAACTAGAATCACTCGCATTAGCCCTACTGCGATTTAGAACGCTAAACGATTTGGAAATCTGGCTGCAAGAACAGCATTAA
- the ureC gene encoding urease subunit alpha, translating into MSYRMNRRAYAETFGPTVGDRVRLADTELIIEVEQDLTTYGDEVKFGGGKVIRDGMGQSPITNEDGAVDAVITNALILDWWGIVKADVGIKNGKICAIGKAGNPYIQDNVTIIIGPGTEAIAGEGMILTAGGIDTHIHFICPQQIEVAIASGITTMIGGGTGPAAGTNATTCTPGPWYIHQMLRAAEAFPMNLGFLGKGNASQPDALEEQIKAGAMGLKLHEDWGTTPAAIDTCLSVADDYDVQVAIHTDTLNEAGFVEDTIAAFKNRVIHTYHTEGAGGGHAPDIIKVCGEANVLPSSTNPTRPYTLNTLDEHLDMLMVCHHLDPSIPEDVAFAESRIRRETIAAEDILHDMGAFSMLSSDSQAMGRIGEVIIRTWQTGHKMKVQRGALSEDSDRHDNFRAKRYVAKYTINPAITHGIAEHVGSVEVGKLADLCLWRPAMFGVKPEMVIKGGMIAWAQMGDANASIPTPQPVHMRPMFGSFGSAIAPISLTFVSQASLKKGGLDSLNLNRALVPVSGIRSLTKRDMKLNDAMPHMEVDAETYEVRADGELLTCEPATVLPMAQRYFLF; encoded by the coding sequence ATGAGCTATCGCATGAATCGCCGCGCCTATGCCGAAACCTTTGGTCCGACTGTGGGCGATCGAGTCCGTCTCGCTGACACCGAACTGATCATCGAAGTCGAACAAGATTTAACGACTTATGGCGATGAAGTGAAATTCGGCGGCGGTAAAGTGATTCGTGATGGTATGGGACAATCTCCGATTACCAATGAAGATGGCGCAGTCGATGCGGTAATTACCAATGCGCTGATTCTCGATTGGTGGGGGATTGTAAAAGCGGATGTGGGAATTAAAAATGGCAAGATTTGCGCGATCGGGAAAGCCGGAAATCCCTATATTCAAGACAATGTAACCATCATCATCGGACCCGGAACCGAAGCGATCGCGGGTGAAGGGATGATTCTCACCGCTGGCGGCATTGATACGCACATTCACTTTATCTGTCCGCAGCAGATCGAAGTTGCGATCGCATCGGGTATTACAACAATGATCGGCGGTGGAACCGGACCCGCAGCGGGAACGAACGCCACCACTTGCACTCCAGGACCTTGGTACATTCATCAAATGCTACGAGCGGCTGAAGCATTCCCGATGAATCTAGGCTTTTTAGGCAAAGGAAATGCCAGCCAACCCGATGCACTCGAAGAACAGATTAAAGCGGGTGCAATGGGATTGAAGCTACACGAAGATTGGGGAACGACACCAGCCGCGATCGATACTTGTCTGAGTGTTGCTGATGACTATGATGTGCAGGTTGCCATTCACACGGATACTTTGAATGAAGCGGGCTTTGTCGAAGATACGATCGCGGCTTTCAAAAATCGTGTGATTCACACCTATCACACCGAAGGGGCAGGCGGCGGACACGCTCCAGACATCATCAAAGTTTGCGGCGAAGCGAATGTGCTTCCCTCTTCGACCAATCCAACACGACCTTACACATTAAATACTTTAGATGAACACTTAGATATGTTGATGGTCTGTCACCATCTTGATCCGAGCATTCCTGAAGATGTCGCCTTTGCAGAATCGCGGATTCGACGAGAAACGATCGCGGCTGAAGATATTTTGCATGACATGGGTGCGTTTAGTATGTTATCTTCGGACTCGCAAGCAATGGGACGCATCGGAGAGGTAATCATTCGGACGTGGCAGACCGGGCACAAGATGAAAGTACAGCGGGGAGCCTTGTCGGAAGATAGCGATCGACATGATAATTTTCGAGCTAAACGCTATGTTGCCAAGTACACGATCAATCCTGCAATCACGCATGGTATTGCTGAACATGTGGGATCAGTCGAGGTAGGTAAGTTAGCAGATCTCTGTCTGTGGCGACCTGCAATGTTTGGTGTGAAGCCAGAGATGGTGATCAAAGGCGGAATGATTGCTTGGGCACAGATGGGAGATGCAAATGCCAGTATTCCGACTCCGCAGCCTGTTCATATGCGCCCGATGTTCGGTAGTTTTGGAAGTGCGATCGCGCCGATCTCCCTAACCTTCGTTTCTCAAGCATCTTTGAAAAAGGGCGGACTCGATTCACTCAATCTCAATCGTGCGTTAGTGCCCGTTTCTGGAATTCGCAGCTTAACGAAACGCGATATGAAACTCAATGATGCGATGCCTCACATGGAAGTGGATGCAGAAACTTATGAGGTTCGAGCCGATGGAGAACTCTTAACTTGTGAACCAGCAACAGTTCTACCAATGGCACAGCGATATTTTCTGTTCTAG
- a CDS encoding Uma2 family endonuclease, translated as MNQPITERMRWTIADLDLLPIDDRRYEIIGGELFVTRAPHWKHQKAINRAANALDDWSQQTQLGEAVPTPGVVFSDADSVIPDAVWISNERLATGLDQAGHLIVAPELVVEVLSSGAENIRRDRELKLRLYSSRGVREYWIIDWQAQQMEVYRRESAALTLVATLFPSDELTSPLLPGFTMSIASLFT; from the coding sequence ATGAATCAACCGATAACGGAGCGGATGAGATGGACGATCGCAGATTTAGACCTTCTGCCGATCGACGATCGACGTTACGAAATTATTGGCGGAGAACTATTTGTGACTCGCGCCCCGCATTGGAAACACCAGAAAGCTATCAATCGTGCTGCAAATGCACTCGATGACTGGTCACAGCAAACTCAACTTGGCGAAGCAGTTCCTACACCCGGAGTTGTCTTCAGTGATGCTGATAGCGTGATTCCTGATGCCGTGTGGATCAGCAATGAGCGATTAGCAACTGGACTCGATCAAGCAGGGCATCTCATTGTTGCACCAGAATTAGTGGTCGAAGTGCTGTCATCGGGAGCGGAGAATATTAGACGCGATCGCGAACTCAAACTTCGCCTCTATTCGTCGCGGGGTGTGCGAGAGTACTGGATCATCGATTGGCAAGCTCAACAGATGGAGGTTTACCGCCGAGAATCCGCAGCACTGACGCTGGTTGCAACACTATTTCCAAGTGATGAGCTTACAAGCCCTCTCTTACCTGGGTTTACAATGTCGATCGCGTCTCTGTTTACATAG
- a CDS encoding glycoside hydrolase family 65 protein, with protein sequence MLHRKPIHPPKRIYPHDPWRWVETQFYPECLAQMETLFSTANGYLGMRGVYEEGDPVAQNGTFINGCYESYKIEYAEDAFGYAKTGQTIVNVADSKIIKLYVDDELFHLPTAKLSKFERALNMQTGTLDREIIWETPSGKQVRIRSQRLVSFVHRHVAAIDYEVTLLKGDAPIIISSEVRYEPDNSEGSNDPRLAKTFSERVLLPEQHEELDQRLILSHKTRNSGMAIACGVDHQFESDCEFDYSHECSEDLGKVVFSVEAKEGATICLRKFITYHHSERWDGEELHDRARRTLDRTMKHGFDELLKSQREFLDDFWYRSDIEIDGEPDHPDETPERLQQALRFNLFHILQASARSEGAGIPSKGLTSQAYDGHYFWDSEIYVMPFLTYTVPSVAKNLLMFRYGMLDKARERAKEVSQEGALFPWRTINGEEASAYYAAGTAQYHIDADIMYALKKYIKVTQDDEFLCDAGAEMLVETARMWVSLGFFSKRSNNQFCIHAVTGPDEYNTVVDNNTYTNLMARENLWYAAKVIRHLHENYPDRFEALVAKTQIELSEVDNWQKAADNMYFAFDEQSGVHLQHDGFLEQEPWDFENIPADKYPLLLHFHPLVIYRHQVIKQADIVLAMFLLGHEFSREQKRRNFEYYDPLTTGDSSLSACIQAIVAAEIGKMDQAIEYARYATLMDLADVAGNVKNGCHIASMGGTWMIMIYGFAGLRDSDGSFAFHPRLPKTLKRMKFALILQGQRLDIEMTHDKATYLLQEGAKLSIEHQGEEIVLHSGESIVCDIKQFDQIEACIKDQSM encoded by the coding sequence ATGCTACATCGTAAACCCATCCATCCACCGAAACGCATTTACCCGCACGATCCTTGGCGCTGGGTTGAAACCCAATTCTATCCAGAGTGCCTCGCTCAGATGGAGACATTATTCTCCACGGCAAATGGCTATCTGGGAATGCGAGGAGTGTATGAAGAGGGCGATCCAGTCGCGCAGAACGGCACCTTTATTAATGGCTGTTACGAGTCGTACAAAATTGAGTACGCCGAAGACGCATTCGGGTATGCGAAAACGGGTCAAACGATCGTCAATGTCGCGGACAGCAAAATCATCAAGCTTTATGTAGACGATGAACTGTTCCATCTGCCCACGGCGAAACTGTCGAAGTTTGAACGAGCGTTGAACATGCAGACAGGAACGCTCGATCGAGAAATCATCTGGGAGACTCCATCCGGGAAGCAAGTGAGAATTCGATCGCAGCGACTCGTTTCGTTTGTGCATCGTCATGTAGCCGCGATCGATTACGAAGTGACACTGCTCAAGGGGGATGCTCCGATCATTATCTCTTCTGAGGTGCGGTACGAACCGGACAACAGTGAGGGTAGTAATGATCCTCGGTTAGCAAAGACTTTTAGTGAGCGAGTTTTACTGCCTGAACAGCATGAAGAGCTAGACCAGCGATTGATCTTGAGCCATAAAACTCGAAATAGTGGAATGGCGATCGCGTGTGGTGTGGATCATCAGTTTGAATCTGATTGTGAGTTTGACTACAGTCACGAATGTTCTGAAGATTTGGGCAAAGTTGTCTTTAGTGTGGAAGCGAAAGAGGGCGCGACGATTTGCTTGAGGAAGTTTATTACCTATCATCATTCAGAGCGGTGGGATGGTGAGGAATTGCACGATCGAGCGAGACGAACCCTCGATCGAACAATGAAGCATGGATTCGATGAACTATTAAAGAGCCAGCGTGAATTCTTAGATGATTTTTGGTATCGCAGTGACATCGAGATTGATGGAGAACCCGATCATCCCGACGAAACACCGGAACGATTGCAGCAAGCTTTGAGATTCAATCTATTTCATATCTTACAGGCTTCAGCGCGATCAGAGGGTGCGGGAATTCCGTCAAAAGGATTGACGAGTCAAGCTTATGATGGGCATTACTTCTGGGATTCAGAAATCTATGTGATGCCGTTTTTGACTTATACGGTTCCATCTGTTGCAAAAAATCTCTTGATGTTCCGCTATGGAATGCTAGATAAAGCGAGAGAACGTGCCAAAGAAGTCAGTCAAGAAGGTGCATTGTTCCCTTGGAGAACGATCAACGGCGAAGAAGCTTCCGCCTACTATGCAGCAGGAACGGCACAGTATCACATTGATGCTGATATTATGTACGCCCTGAAGAAGTACATAAAAGTGACTCAGGACGATGAATTTCTGTGTGATGCTGGTGCAGAAATGCTGGTCGAAACAGCGCGAATGTGGGTTAGCTTAGGATTTTTCTCAAAACGATCGAACAATCAATTCTGCATTCATGCAGTCACTGGACCCGATGAGTACAACACGGTTGTAGACAACAACACTTATACGAATTTAATGGCGCGAGAAAACCTTTGGTATGCTGCCAAAGTGATTCGCCATCTGCATGAGAATTATCCCGATCGCTTTGAAGCTTTAGTTGCTAAAACCCAGATTGAACTCTCTGAAGTAGACAACTGGCAGAAAGCTGCTGACAACATGTATTTTGCATTTGATGAACAGTCAGGCGTTCACCTACAGCACGACGGCTTTCTGGAGCAAGAACCTTGGGACTTTGAGAACATCCCTGCTGATAAGTATCCGTTGTTGTTACATTTCCATCCTTTGGTGATCTATCGCCACCAGGTGATCAAGCAGGCAGACATTGTACTGGCGATGTTCTTGTTAGGTCATGAATTTTCACGCGAACAAAAGCGGCGGAACTTTGAATACTATGATCCACTGACCACTGGAGATTCTTCACTGTCGGCTTGTATTCAAGCGATCGTAGCTGCGGAAATTGGCAAGATGGATCAAGCGATCGAGTATGCGCGGTATGCGACCTTGATGGACTTAGCCGATGTAGCGGGGAATGTGAAAAATGGCTGTCACATTGCATCAATGGGCGGAACCTGGATGATTATGATCTACGGATTTGCAGGATTAAGAGATTCTGACGGCAGTTTCGCTTTCCATCCACGGCTTCCGAAGACTTTAAAGCGCATGAAATTCGCTCTAATTCTACAAGGACAGCGATTAGACATTGAGATGACGCACGACAAAGCAACTTACTTATTGCAAGAAGGCGCGAAATTGTCGATCGAACATCAAGGCGAAGAGATTGTCCTGCACTCAGGGGAATCAATTGTTTGCGACATCAAGCAGTTTGATCAAATTGAAGCCTGTATTAAGGATCAATCTATGTAA
- a CDS encoding ferredoxin: MTASDSFSNCVQTLALDRIDRHLFICADQTKPLCCSKEQGLEAWDYLKKRLRELKLDTPTTERPSCIFRTKANCLRVCDRGPVLVVYPDGVWYHSVTPEIIDRIIQEHLIGNRIVEEFAFLRHPLPEPQINSEKDEDRIISD; encoded by the coding sequence ATGACTGCATCCGATTCATTTTCTAACTGTGTTCAAACGCTGGCACTCGATCGCATCGATCGACATCTCTTCATTTGCGCTGACCAAACGAAACCGCTCTGTTGCAGTAAAGAACAGGGACTGGAAGCATGGGACTATCTTAAAAAACGACTGCGTGAATTAAAGCTAGACACCCCAACTACAGAGCGTCCTAGCTGTATCTTTCGCACCAAAGCTAACTGTTTGAGAGTTTGCGATCGCGGTCCGGTTCTCGTGGTCTATCCTGACGGTGTTTGGTATCATTCCGTCACCCCGGAGATCATCGATCGGATTATTCAAGAACATCTCATCGGCAATCGAATTGTTGAAGAGTTTGCGTTTTTGAGACACCCGCTACCCGAACCCCAAATCAATTCTGAAAAAGACGAAGATCGTATTATTTCTGACTAA